ATTCCGAGAAAATTGGTCATCTTTCATCCTGAAGACATTTCATTAATTTAGAAAAGTCCCCACATGATCTCTTACCGACAAAATGATCTGTTCAATCAAGCAAAATCTATTGTAATTCTCATGCAGTCAACTcctataaaacaaaaccaattaaGTCACATAATGGCCAATGAATGTATTGATGCTTTCTGTCAAAACAGATGCAAGTTAATCCTGTCAGGAAAGATCAAGATATAACTAAGCATGGTTTGCAGCAATCCCGGACAAAACTCTACTTCCTACATCGACTCTGTATGAAATTACACTTCaagacagaaaagaaaaagaaaaggcaaatcCAACCAGACTCAACTATTAGGCAAGATTTATCTAGTCACAACGTGATAAATATTTGCAAAGAGAAGAGTAAACTGaatatgagaaagagaaaatacaaaCTAAAAGGTTCAACTACTCACAGAGTCAACAAAATCCTCTGCAATATCCACAAGAATTTCTTCAACTTCAGGATCTAACTTCTCCAATGGATCAACCTATACAAGAAGcagaagcaaacaaaaaaatggatcTCAACATAGATTctacaaaaggaaaaaggaagatATCATAGTCAAGGTGTGAGATACGCCTAAGTGATTTGGGCTTTAGGAAAGGCATGTATTAGGCTATGCATCTAACTAATGTACCCACTTTCCcttttttgtcttcttcctttttttaacTAACAAGAATGGGTACAACCCAACAATTCTCATAGGATGTTGAGTTGAACTAGACGCTTCAACGTTTAAGTTACATCCAAAAACTTGAAACAAAAATGCTGTACACATCGCTCTATTCACAAAAGCAATGTTAGACAGGTTCCCTCATCCCAATCAACTGAATAGAGTTCAGGGCAATAAAAGTTCATGATTAATGATTCAAGGTTTTGATAATCTGGATTCTTCAGTGAAGCGATTGCAAAAAGACTAACATGGCTCACCTGGTTGACTAGCTCGTGGATGCTTCTTTTGCTAAGAATCCTATCACAAGATTCATCATTTTCTGTCACAGCTGTTTTTTTCTGTGGCCCAGACTGGACTGTGTTAGTTTGCATCATTGCAAGAGAAGAAGGCTTCAGATTTCCTGAGCCCTGGGACCTCGTAATTTGTTGTTGATGGGGTACACTTTGCAGGACCCTTGATGGTGGAAATTGGTGGCCATAATGCTCTTGCGACTGATTTGATGGTGAAGGTTGTTGCTGCTGCAGAGGTGACATATGTTGTGAAGCTGTTGGCACCATATGATGCTGCTGTTGAGGAAGATGTGCTCGCTGCTGCATTGGTGAATTCCCCTGATGCCTATTTGAAGGGGATGGTAAAGGAGGCTTCCCTTGTGATCCAGATGACAACCATGGCTGATTAATAGCTTGCATACCTTGTGGCGTATTTGGTGATGAACCAGGAGATCCCACTGATGAGAGTCTCAGAAGGCCATGCCCTTGAAGATTCTgcagaaaggaaaagaaattaaaaagacatATAGAACATGCATGAAACCTACTTTTCACaacaaacaacaagaacaataaAAGAATAGACAAGCAACCCGTAGAAAAGATCTACCACCATTGCATTAGTCAATACTATAACATCATCAATAACAGAACCACTATTGTTCTACAACATATCAATTTAGTATCCCAACAAGCACCAACAACAACATGGAAGCAgattccttttcatttttttttttcttctataaagggtttgtttggttgaacggtttgaaaaaatagcaatttaaaaatgccgttttaaaaaacgcaagtaagtgtttgataaaattgcggtttggcctttaaaatcctatgtttttaaaaatgcacccCTTgcctgcaatttgaaaacatagacTTTTTTAAATGCATCCCTAAATGGGATACTTTCggtgattttgtttaaaagccAATCGAACTCAAAATCCCACAAGGACCTTTAGTAAGTGATATGACACATAAAACAAGTAGAAATGTATGAGCACTATATTTAGAAGAAGGCCCTAATACTTGCAGTTGGacaataatatatttaagtaGCCAATATCAAAAACCCACTTCACTGCAATAATATTCGACATAGCAATTACTCAATTACTAAAAAACTATAGTTCCTCTATCCAATAGTTCAACCGATGACAGACAAAGCTTTACGAGCGATCATAAATATCATTCaatgaaaataattgaaaacgaAGGCTACTAACTTGGGAAGTAGAAGGCTGATTAGTCGGCGTAGATGGCGGCCTAAGAGATGACTGAACAGGCCTCTGTTGGTGGTGCGCTGAAAGCCCACCCGGCCGCATTTGCGAACTCGATCCAAGGGATCCCAACATCCCCATTCCCTGCACTCCTTGCATCGTCGGTCTCGCCTATACATTACACCATAGAATCAATTACGAACCCCAGAACACTACAATTCAACCAATCACTACCCATTAATTGCATTGAGAAGAATTGGGTAAATTTTCTTAGCCACCAAACAGAGCAAAACtcacacaaaacaaaatcccaCCTGGGAAGCATTGGGATTGGAGACCGATTCGGGCGCGCTGACCCCAGTCCGTCCCAGCCCGGTGAAGTGCTGACCGAAAGAGGACGAGAACGGCGTGGGCTGCGGAGAATTACTGGCGTGGTGCGCCGGCACACCAATGGCCATGCCACCCCTCGGTGACGGAGCGGAGATGGAGGGAGACCCAGATGAAGACGCCGGAGAAGACGAAGAGGGCAGCGAAGAGAAATGCGGATAGTTAGGCTGCGGTGTAACAGCTCTGGAGAATGTGGAGGGAGGCCTGGTTGGAGCTTGTGGTTGCGAAGGACTCGGGAGTGAGGTTGTggagggtttagggtttgggttctggatagggttagggtttggggACGGTGGGATTGCCGGTGGGGTTGTTGAGGAGGGTGGCTGCGAGCTTTGCGGTGGGTCGGAGGGTTGCGACGTCGTGGTGGCGTTGGTGTTGGCGGCGGGTGGGGGGGTGGGGGTTTGCTGTTCCATTTGCAGGTGGGTATCGTTTGCTAGTTTGGTTACTTTCTTTGGGTATTTATCGGTTGGTTGGTTTAAGCTTTCGAAGGATGAAAGATTGAGGTGTTACGTCGGACAGATAGCTATAATAAACACTAACGAAAACGAATTTTAAAAtgctcgaaaaaaaaaaaaaagtaagccTTAAATAGTTAGTACTTGCTCACAACTTGAAGAGTGGCCGACCATCAATTTTACCATTTTGaataattagttattttgaaGAGATGGTTCAACCACTACAGTTATTTTTAGAGTAACTAAATACTTTCGATGACTTAAAAGAGTGCTCGAAAATAATTGATTATCCCTTATTCTCAAGAGAGTAATTGAGCCATCACAACAATACCCATAAGGTGGTAGACCACCTCCCAAAAGAAAATGGGTTGTCAAACCATTCAGACCGATCCGTTAGCGTGGGTAAAAATGGTGATTAGCCTCATGCCTTAAATGTGATCCGGCCATCTCAAggctttgtttttgtttttttctcttttcttttcatttatttctttaatggCTTATGTTGCAAAATTCAGACAgttcaatttaaataaatgatttgaaaaataagatgTTCAATAAGAATAGACCGTTTATAATGTTCAATAAGGTTACATCTTCATTATATTATTGCATCCGATCTAAATCCATTGACTTAAATTATATTGTACATATGAATAGATCTATATAGTAGTACAAGTACAGAACAATCGTGGTTAGTGAAGTACCATACAATTATAAAAATTCACAacgcaaaaataataataaagaaatgaaagagaaagacaCAGAGATTAAGGTGATTTGgcatatagcctacatccacacattAAAAGCCTTGGAGGCTAGATCTtgcttttattaaattattgaataCATAAGAGTAGCACTCTATTTATGGAGCGGTAATGAAGAACGGGTTTCATTCTTaaccaatgtgggacaagcCCACATATGCTCTAACAACAATTGCGATTGGTAAAGTACAAGTGTATTTCAGTACTTCAACACCTGCCGAGAAGGTAAACCATATCAGTCTTTCTTAAAATTGTTAATACTCAAGCTTCAATGTGATTACTCATAATTTATCATGGCACCATTGGGATATAAAACTCGAGTTATACTGCAGGCTGCCTTGCCCCTCATGAAGCCAAAGACTCATTTCTAGATGCTTCACTTTCCTCAGTAAGCACTTCGTACTGTCCACTGGAGTTTCCATCCTCAAGAGCTAGTAAAGGAACAGGATCCTTCTCACTGTTACCAGAAGAGAtggggaagaaaaggaaaaggagtaAGTAACAGACTTAACTATTACTTTTGTCTAGATATCAAGAGGTAAATGTTGGATGTGATTACATAATTTACAATTTGAATGTAAAAGGGCTATTAGGCCAATTTTCTAATGGATGGTGAATCCAGCTTAGCCTAAGAGTTAAGCCATAGCTCATCTCACTGTTGTCATGATTCTTTGAACAATATGGAAGGACATAGACATCCTGCTATTTTGTAAATTAAACTCAAGGGTTTTGGTTAAGGCATGCATGCATCAAATTGCCTAGAGATCCATCTTGAGAAATAACTCCAGAAGCAGAGAAGCCAAAAATACTTTAATCTAGCCACTGGACTATAAGTCTCTCTTCGTACAAATACTTAAGTAAAGTAGACTTGATAATAAAGTTTTATCCATTTATTTCACATGCTCAGCAACCTCTATGCAAATTACAGTGCTTGATTCTCTGGTTAAGTCTTCTATCAAATTCGATATAACAATTAGCAACTGTCTGTTGGGTTCTATTGAAGAACAATGGAAAGAACTCACACATGATGCTGCATGTATATTCACAAGCTGAGAGTTtgtctaataaaaaatttgaggcAAGGTCTAGAACATACGTTGTTGAATAAAGGATGAGTCCAATAATGACAAGTGCAAAAGCAAGATAGTATAACCAATCCACCTGCAGTCGAAGATTAATATATTAGGTTTGATACGAGTGAAACCAGTTGTAAAGAAACGAGATGTATTTGCTTAAAGACTAAAATAGTTGCCGAATTCTATACAGTAGCTTCAGATTCGAAAACCTTGGGTCGAGGCATACCTGCTGTTTGTAGATAAAAATGCGAATGACAACTGCCCACATATCAGATGTTAGGAGAGACAGATTGAACATTGTGGCTCCACTTAACTGtatacaaaatacccacatTAAAGACAGTGTATTGATATTTCTCAGAGAACAACTTCACCATAAGAAAAGGCATTTTAAGCCATCGATTTATAGTTTCATAATTAGTTCATATAGGCAATTAGATTACAGAAAGAATTTTAAGAGAAACACACTTAAACTTTGTGAAACCAGAACTTGGACAGGAAATTTAAACTTAATGAAcagtatatttttattctcatcTCTCAGtctaagtatatatatatatatatacaccaaaattgttgaggagaagGAAACTTACCTTGAGGACAAAAGGAGCAAGGGTGTAGAACATAAAGATTGCTAGAGCATAGCCAGCAAAGGCTAATAtctgaaaacattaaaacaaatcCTGTTTTGAACTGTAACCAATGCACATATTTGAAAATTAGACAGGAAAGGCATGCCATAATGTAACAGTTAAAttcctacattttttttctGAGTCTTTTGCCTTAAACATTACACCTTAGTGAAACTCGTCGCCCTAATTGTAGTAGCTTGGCGACGGTTTCAGTTCATGCAGATTGCTGCAGAATATTCACTAGCAGAAGGTAAACACTATCCTCACAATCTTACTATGTCCAATTAACATCTAGAATTGAAGTTTACTAGTTGGATAGACTTCATATAACAGAGAAGACAGACAAAGACCATTGAAAAAGCAATGCACCAAATCCAAGATTATGCAGAATTCATTACTTACAATATCTGCAGACCACTCAACTGATTCCAGAGTCTTTAGCTCCAGTATAGATCTGAGAAAAGGCTATTAAGAGAAACCAATACAATTCTTCTTCTTACAGAACGGCAACATAAATTACATTTCCAAGCTATTCTCATTAAAGCTAAAATCACGACAAAAAgatgctaataacaaatttgaagagaaattgcAATGCATGTCTCTACTATAAACGGATCAACGAAGGATACACCTGAACCACAGTCACTAGAAATCCATAAGCACCAATCATAGAAACCACTTCAACACGATCTTTTTTCTTAACACAAAATTCCTGCATTTTAGGAAGAAATTGTAAAAGGGGCAAGATAAGGCATAATATGTGATGCAGTTTGAGGCTCCTGTTGTTTTTGGTGTTCCACAAAAGAACTTCTGCAGTTTAATTAACCAAGCTGaaaatgaaattgaattttCAGGTTTTTAGAGTGTGTTTGGTATTGTGATTCCGTAGGCCAAAAGTGTGATTTTGAGCCAAATCGAAATATATCGTTTAAGAGTGCGTTTTTAAATAATTGCGATtcgaaaaataataaaaatatgcattttcaaattgtatGGAAGggatgtgtttttttaaatgcaCAATTTTATGCTTAACcgcgtttttaaaaatagtgCTTTCAAATCGCACGTTTTAAActcgttatttttaaataacactttttaaaatcgcaaacccaaCTGCTGCTTTAGGTCTTTCAGCCTTTCAGCCAATAAGTCAATTTGGGATCATAGTATCCCCCTTTTGGCCTAAAAAATGTAATCTTTCTactgagagggagagaggggaACAGATTCACCAACCTCACCAACATTGCTCATTGCAAAGAAAATTGTCCCTGCAATGACAAGTATATCCCCTAGCAGAGGCCGTGAACCCCCTGAAAGATCAACAAATCATATGACATTAATAGATACAATCAGGAATTAGAGATAGGACTACTTAAGGGGATAGAAATTCCTTTTTAATGTTTATACCAAAACTTGCTTTAAATATCTAAGAGcacaaagaaactcaaaaaaatCCACAGAACACAAGTATATACACCCTTActccaggaaaaaaaaaacatccttTGAACACGGTTTTTGAACAAACATTAGTACATTATCCAGAAAATGGAAAGATTAGTTCTAAAGGGTGGAAAAGAAAATGTCACCTTCACCACCCACCCCTGCATCAGAGATGAGCACTAAGCCTAGGCCAGTCACACAGATGACTGCACCAAATAACTGCCATAAGGAGTATCGAGTGCCTAAGAAGAACCACGTCATGGCTATGACCCATGCTACTGTCCAACAGTCCAATAATGTCACACTGGTTATTGATGAGAACTGGTATGCTTTGTTAACTGCAAAATACATCTGGAACTTAATCAATGATTCCcagaaaatccaaatttgaacaCCTTATAGAGGAAAATTTTCAACAATTCTTTATAGAAAGTAAAAAGGAGATACCAATACCAGGATAactaaaaagttattttaaCTAAGTGAATATTATACCAAGATAATTGCCTTGAACATCGACAAAACCTAAAAGGAGATACCAATACCAGGAAACCTGCAACACCAGAAAGAGCACGTCACATTTGTCAGAACCCCCAAAACAGCTTAGATCTTTGCAACCATAATTTCAATTTCACCAATAGTTGAGCAGACGCAATGTACAGTAGAGCTGCAAAGCAATGAAGGGAAAACAAACTTTACCAGTAGTTTCTGACGCCTATACAGCAAAACACTCCCATAAACCAAAGCCAAAGATAAGTAACCAAACAAAGTCTGAGAACAAGGCGCATCAACACCTACACGCAACcaagtaaagaaaaaacaaaaatccagtAAAGACCCAAACAAAGCCCAAGTCTGAGGATTGAGGAAGATGAGGTCGTTAGTTTTAAGGTTACCAAGATTGGCTATGAGAGATGAAGTGAAGCTGGCAAGTGCAAGTGCAAAGGAGACAACCTGACCCAGGAACAGTAGGAAAAGTATTCGCCTGATCTCGCCGCTTCTCCAGCGGCCGTTGAAAGAGCACCAGTTCATACTGCCTAGGATTGTTGTAGCTGAGCTGCAGAGCATCAACCACACGCGCGTCCTCTACTTTTCTATTAAAGTAATATTGAGAGAACCCTCGTGGGAATTTGTGACGAATAAAGTACATATTTGCGTCTGTTCTGCAGCTACCGTTCTTGGGTTCTTGGAGATTGGGCGCGGGAGATCTCACAGTCATGGTGACTGGCGACTGGTGAGGAACACTTGGGTGATTGGCagagagtttttttttcatttaaaaaaagtcaaacttGTATCTTCGGGTTAATAAtcaactttttttcattttttatccaaaaaatttaacactcttttctattttaaatcgCGGCAATAACTCAAAACTCTTTGTCCGCTATGTCACCGGCGGTTAGCTTTTACAGCTCACTGGCCATTCCATTGTTCCCGGCTCAGAGAAGAGGGACAGGATAAAATGGAGGCTAGAACAATGCTActacaaaattatatttaattataattttaaaaattacttataaaattattaaaaaaaaaaagtgagagcaAGCGTAAAGTTTGCTATTTATAGTTAGTTTGTTATTTGTAGATTGTTCTTGGTGTTGCCGTGTTGTCGTACATCGGATAATAAGTACGTGGTGCCGTGTCGCCGCTTAAAATTGTTAAGCGGGGCCTAGGAAAAATGATTATCATATGGAcattttcaacatttttaaaatttcttgcCTCACAATTTTGTAATCCTTTTCTTATACGTAAAATATCttatttataaaacaattttaagacATGTCTCCATTAATTATATGCCTCTGTGTAGTCACAGTAATTTTTTATgagcaatattatttaatagactctCATACAAGTGGCATATAACTATAATGATGTGACGGTGAATATCAATCtgtcattaatttttatttttacaagtctttgttaattcaaaagttgattttcactgtcacatcattATAGTTATATAGCTATAATATAAGAgattactaaataacattactcaatttttaataacTCTTATAAATGATAATGAATCTTCGTGCAAAATAATGTGACGAATCTCTAAGGATTAACTCAATAGGCTGTGAATCATGTCTTatgaagtggaagtcactaattcgaatcctccCCCCCGGtcccttgtgtggatatgtcaaaaaaataaaaaaaaatgtgacgGAGTCCAATACCACACTGTCATTAATCAATAGACGAAAATTCTGACCCACgagtctttttttcttttcatttttgctttaaaaaaaacgaaaatcaatgatattttggtctttttaagtATTTACGTTAGAatttaacggctaaatctgacggatgggttcaaattgactgcaattgaaagttcatgattcaaattgagagattttaaagtttggggggcTTGTCAATTCGCGTGGTAATTtatgggtctaaagtgaagttactcccaattttctttttttatcaaatggatATTTTTTTctgtaaacaaactttttgagtgttaaacacacttttaaaccTTCGAATGCAGTAATGCACACTCAAACAATACCCTAAATAGTTCAGCTGTCGttgggccaaaaaaaaacccGTAACGGGCTTTATGGGCCTTTAGGTAGTTGCATAAATATGAGACGCGGTTCTAGTTGGAAGGCAACTGTTTAGCGATGTTGAGTGGCCATGACAAAATAAAGGTGATGGCTGGTTGGTGTGATAAAGGTGGATGGAGGGACTATCACGTTTCGAATTTCTTAACCACCCGGTCCACCCGGACCCGGGGCTCAAATCATGTGCCACTCACCAGTTAaatgttaaataattaataaacaaaatttagttGTTACAGTTTTTACTACAAATTAACATAACGGCTCATAAATCATAATTAGTAAAATCATTAAAAGTATATAATcaataaatcaactattaattaattcaattgacattttaattctttttgtttagtCATTTTATAGTCATGTCAATTTGTAATTTGAAGTAAAAGTTGAAGGTCGAAAGTGTTCCTATCAACACTCAAGTGCTGTAGTGCCGTTTGGCGACCAATATGACATTACACTGCACTGTtcgcaataaaaaaaattaaaaaagaaaataataattagtatagaaaagtgaaaaaaaataaaaattgtaatcattttttatttaaatagtaataaaaaataaataatataatataaaagtgagtcgagaatattttgatgttgattttttttgaaaaaaaatgaagtgaacaAGTTTTGGGGTGTGttgtgttgtttaacaaacagtCCCTCAATAATTAAACCCTTAATCTAGTTATTTGTATGAGCTGATCATTTAATTTGTCTGtacttagattttctttttcttttgcaaatATCTAAAACACTCTATCTCAAAATGTATGAGCCTTCTCTTGATTCTTTGCGGACTCGtaagaaaattaattcaaatagTATAGacaatttatatattatattaaaaaaaaaaactacgttTTATATGTAAATTTTCTTCCATGtcatttattgtttaatttttaaatacttttcTATCAAACAACCTTATGCAAATGGGTTAAACGTAAGGATATTTTGGAAAGCATAAATAATAGCTATAAGATACCTATGAGTAAATCGAGAGTAACGTTAAATATTACCTTCGTGTCTTCTTTATGTCTCTCCAAACTTaaattgacttttaaaattactattatattaaaaaatttcagagTTTAAGTAGCTtttaaattactattagattaaatatttaaggaaagtgttttgtttttctaatgtCTTATTGGTCCTAGGTGGGTATTTGTTGTTAtcatgcacaacaatgatgaataatatagaatcgaaaagagagaggtcaagagagagttgagatACAAATTTACGTAGTTCAGCAAGGTGTCTACGTCAACAGGAGAGTACaactatattttactattaataattcagggttatatatatatatatatatatatatatatatataaacaccaAGAGAGCACTTAGCATTCCCAAATTTTTAATCCAATAATAACTTTAAGAGATATGCTAAGTATTCTACTGGTGTTTTCCTAATTCGAGAAGGACAATAGgattaaaagccacatcaaatTTGAAGAGACACAAGAAGGACATGAGTTTCTTCTAACATTTCTTGTAAaaccaaacataaaaatctCATATTCGATCTCAAAAACTGTAtcaaattattaatcattttcaCGCATAATTTAAGTCACATTTTTTTAAGAACTCATATTTTTAGACTTCGCATTATTGAAAATGAGAATGTCGGGAGAAATGTTAAATTATCCAAACCAAAGTTACCAAACAACAAATAACGTTAATTAAGTAAGATTAAtctattttgttctttcttttctatttatttgttgcttaaatatttaattcatcATATTCCATTTATAGTTTACCATCCATTATTGATGATAAGATTACTCTAATCAGGGACCACATACCCCGACAATTATGCATCAAAACGTAGTCAACAAGTCTACATTTTGCAAACAAAGGAATTGTGTGACTTACTGCAGGATGTCATTATGGttcaaaagaataatattaggataaagttttcctccaaatttggTGGGAAGAATTTCCTCTAACCTACtctataaaaattacatgtataATTTAattgtgagatgcacatgtttttctAATAGTAGAGACAAAGttgtaataaattttattaaaaactcatgtgtatctctcatgttattaaaaaaatgaatatgtcacttttataaactaggttgaaagaaattccttcaacccagtttaaaggaaaactttgttcataatattataagtaagactttggtttttttttttttttttttttttaagtgatatgattcattaaatttgagataaattattattaaattttgatagataattttaaaagtcatgtcgAGTAATGATAGGgatgatatttttattctctcaaAGTTAATGTAGCTTTTAGAATCACTATTGAATCaagattcaataataatatatctcAATTCATGTTATGAATTACTCATTTTAGATGAGTAATTCATAACATTACTCATCTAAATATCAGCTTGTCCCAGCACACATTGTTTTAGTTGTCTTTTAGGGTGAAAATTCCGTAAAATAGGGTTGGGTTATTGTATTGGgctaaaacaattttattttcgGATCGAACTGGTTCAAATTGGCATTCGGACAACCCAAATAGAACAAATTTGTGTTGTCTAAAGACTTTGAACACTTATCCGAAGTTTGGACAACCAAACACATAAATTGCCCTATTGCAACTTTTCATGCATGGGTCGGAAATCCCTTTCTCTCTAATATACTTAAAAGAAtagaaattttatcaaattcagTATTTAAAAGTGTCAAGAGTTTTTTAATGTGTGAGAAATACATAATTTGTAgggaaaattttactttaaacatctgaaaacttcatattttttaaaaataaataaataaaaatattttttttaaaaaaggtccAAGGTGACCGTACCGTGGGTTACCTTGTGACCCGTGGGTCAGGCCAGACCCACGCAGGTCTAGCCATGACACATGCTAGCTCTCGGCCAAAGACCCACTATGGGTCGGCCGAGACCAACTGTGGGTCAGCAAAACCAAGGCTGGGTCTGGTTGCTACACACGTGGGTCTggggcccttttttttttttttttttttgaaaaaaaaaatggaattaaaggtaaatttgaaattttataaaaaaaaagttatgggtataaacgtcattgtatcacatttaacgtttaaaaactaATGAAACGGTTTAAATTGATCCCAATTGAAAGTTGATGggtttaaattgagagtttttgaacttttggggtCTTTTAAAAGCGCGCGGTAGTTCAGAGGTCTACAATgaagtttctcatattttttaatagaatgtgtttttcacttttttttttttgaataatatatatatatatagaataacttctataaggtcttaGCACAAACCAAAACATTTGTGCCATCCAATAAGGACTTAACAAATCAGCGTGGAACACTGTAAGACAAATAAGCAAAAACACTTAATTTTTATTCTCATATCCTTAAAGGTAAAAAAAAccttctttcactttttctatTCATCTACCTCGCAACCACGATGCTACCACCCGACTCGCCGCCGGCCACATATCCGGAAATTCCTCTCATacattttgaaagaaatttatctCCGTACTAGCTCAACTTAATTATcataggtttttgtttttgttttttttttttaataaagaagtATTTACATTTGACTCAATAAATTTTCTATtcataatcttttat
Above is a genomic segment from Corylus avellana chromosome ca9, CavTom2PMs-1.0 containing:
- the LOC132191742 gene encoding uncharacterized protein LOC132191742, with the protein product MLCSSATTILGSMNWCSFNGRWRSGEIRRILFLLFLGQVVSFALALASFTSSLIANLGVDAPCSQTLFGYLSLALVYGSVLLYRRQKLLVSWYWYLLLGFVDVQGNYLVNKAYQFSSITSVTLLDCWTVAWVIAMTWFFLGTRYSLWQLFGAVICVTGLGLVLISDAGVGGEGGSRPLLGDILVIAGTIFFAMSNVGEEFCVKKKDRVEVVSMIGAYGFLVTVVQVSILELKTLESVEWSADIILAFAGYALAIFMFYTLAPFVLKLSGATMFNLSLLTSDMWAVVIRIFIYKQQVDWLYYLAFALVIIGLILYSTTEKDPVPLLALEDGNSSGQYEVLTEESEASRNESLAS
- the LOC132191506 gene encoding transcription initiation factor TFIID subunit 12, which produces MEQQTPTPPPAANTNATTTSQPSDPPQSSQPPSSTTPPAIPPSPNPNPIQNPNPKPSTTSLPSPSQPQAPTRPPSTFSRAVTPQPNYPHFSSLPSSSSPASSSGSPSISAPSPRGGMAIGVPAHHASNSPQPTPFSSSFGQHFTGLGRTGVSAPESVSNPNASQARPTMQGVQGMGMLGSLGSSSQMRPGGLSAHHQQRPVQSSLRPPSTPTNQPSTSQNLQGHGLLRLSSVGSPGSSPNTPQGMQAINQPWLSSGSQGKPPLPSPSNRHQGNSPMQQRAHLPQQQHHMVPTASQHMSPLQQQQPSPSNQSQEHYGHQFPPSRVLQSVPHQQQITRSQGSGNLKPSSLAMMQTNTVQSGPQKKTAVTENDESCDRILSKRSIHELVNQVDPLEKLDPEVEEILVDIAEDFVDSITTFGCSLAKHRKSTTLEAKDILLHLERNWNMTLPGFGGDEIKSFRKPLINDVHKERLAAIKKSIVATETATKISTGQAAGNAKGNLAKTPATSLAPQS